One window of the Campylobacter showae CSUNSWCD genome contains the following:
- a CDS encoding TonB C-terminal domain-containing protein, translated as MDIMIVEREPDITVKAPEPKKEIVKEEKPQPVKEEVKKEEPKPDTTNKPPEPDPAPPKPEEKKVEEPNLKDLFGSIDTSKLKEDKVVKKKEQPKEQSRKKPEKVQITSQQKKASDVINALTLDQVAKTPKSQMTGEYNEYFGMISRILQSKWSAYKADSTDEAEVEIVIGIDGSFSYDIKKLSYNSEFNNKVRDFLQSMTSEKFPPPTQIGRAVRLGTKLEDKLE; from the coding sequence ATGGATATTATGATAGTTGAGCGCGAGCCTGATATCACCGTAAAAGCACCTGAGCCTAAAAAAGAGATTGTAAAAGAGGAAAAACCTCAACCGGTAAAGGAAGAGGTTAAAAAAGAAGAGCCAAAGCCGGACACTACAAACAAGCCGCCTGAACCAGATCCTGCACCGCCAAAACCTGAAGAAAAAAAAGTTGAAGAGCCAAATTTAAAGGATTTATTTGGCAGTATCGACACCTCTAAACTAAAAGAAGATAAGGTTGTTAAGAAAAAAGAGCAACCAAAAGAGCAAAGTCGTAAAAAACCGGAAAAAGTCCAGATAACGAGCCAGCAAAAAAAAGCTAGCGACGTTATAAATGCGCTTACCTTAGATCAGGTTGCCAAGACTCCAAAGTCGCAAATGACAGGCGAATATAACGAATACTTCGGTATGATTAGTAGAATTTTGCAGAGTAAATGGAGTGCTTATAAGGCTGATTCTACTGATGAGGCGGAGGTTGAGATCGTCATTGGCATTGATGGATCGTTTAGTTACGATATAAAAAAGTTATCGTATAATAGCGAATTTAATAACAAAGTTAGGGATTTCTTGCAAAGTATGACTTCTGAGAAATTCCCGCCGCCTACTCAGATAGGCAGAGCTGTTAGGCTCGGAACCAAACTAGAAGACAAACTAGAATAA
- a CDS encoding biopolymer transporter ExbD: MINLDETPELNITPLVDIMLVLLAILMVTTPTIVYEEQILLPDGSKTKTSSAQKKDLTVIVDATKKVRIDQNTMNLRELPDNIVLIGAKYDKNSPVYIKADKSLIYDDVMFVLKSVKNAGFTKVALQTNG, translated from the coding sequence ATGATAAATCTCGACGAAACTCCGGAGCTAAACATAACTCCGCTTGTGGATATCATGCTTGTTTTGCTGGCGATCCTTATGGTTACGACGCCTACTATCGTTTATGAGGAGCAAATTTTGCTACCGGACGGTTCAAAAACTAAAACATCCTCGGCTCAAAAAAAAGATTTGACTGTTATCGTTGATGCCACAAAAAAGGTTAGAATAGATCAAAATACCATGAATTTGCGCGAACTTCCTGATAATATAGTGCTTATCGGGGCAAAATACGATAAAAACTCGCCTGTTTATATTAAGGCCGACAAAAGCCTCATATACGATGATGTGATGTTTGTTTTAAAGAGCGTAAAAAACGCAGGCTTTACAAAGGTAGCGCTTCAGACTAATGGATAA